The nucleotide window GGCGCCATGGGGATGGGGTTGGGGGCGGTCCTGGTCGTGGTGTGTGGGCTGGGCATCGTCTTTTCGGATTATTTCGTCATGGCCCTGGCGCCGGGGTTCATCCGGGCGCCCGAGAAGTTCGCGCTGGCCTCGCAGTTTACGCGCATCATGTTCCCCTTTTTGTTTTTCATCGGGATGAGCGCGGTGGCGAGCGGCATCCTGAATTGTGCGCGCTGGTTCTTCATCCCGGCGCTCTCCCCGGCCGTCCACAACGTTGCGATGATCGCGGCGCTGGCGGGGGCGGCCTATTTCGTCGGCGAAAGCGCGGGCGCCCTGTGGCTGGCCTGGGGTGTGGTGGCGGGCGGAGTGCTGCAACTACTCGTCCAGCTTTCGCTTCTGCGGCAGCTCGGTCTGATCCCGCTGCCCGCCGCCCCCTGGCGCGCACCGGGGGTGAGGAGGGCCCTGGTCCTGATGGGGCCGGCGGCTTTCGGGGTTGCGGTGCTCCAGATCAACATTCTCATCGACAGGTGGCTGGCATCCTTTCTGGCTGAGGGGGCGATCTCCTATCTCTATTACGCCAACCGGCTGGTGCAGTTTCCCCACGCCCTCTTGAGCCTGGCAGTGACGACGGCGGCATTTCCGGTCCTGGCGGCCTACGCCTCGGCCCAATCGCAGGGCCGGGTTCGCGCCACTCTCGCCGAGTCGGGGAAGCTGACGCTGTTTCTCACCCTGCCGGCCACCTTCGGCCTGATCGCGCTTGCGCCCTCGATCATGGAGGTGCTCTTCGAGCGGGGCGCCTTCGGGGCGGCGGACACGGCGGCGAGCGCCCTGGGGCTACGCATGTATGCCCTGGGTCTGATCTTTTTCGGAGGCGTCCGTCTGTTCGCGGCTGTTTTTCACGCCCACCAGAACATGCGCTATCCCGTCAGGTGCGCCAACATCGGGATGGCGGCCAATGTGGTCCTCAGCCTGGCTCTGATGTTTCCTCTCGGGTTTGCGGGCCTTGCGCTGGCCACCTCAATCTCCAGCGGGCTGAACGTGGCCTTCCTCGCACGGGGGCTCAAGCGGGAGGGAGAGATGTGGCCGGGCAGGGAGCTGGGCGACATCGCCTCCCGGCTCGCCCCGATCTCCATTCTGATGGGCGTTTTTGTTTTCGTACTGAACGCCTATTTCTGGCCGGCGGGCGCGGGGATTTTCATCCGGGCGCTTTTCCTGTGTGCGGAGATTGCCGCGGGCGGTCTTCTCTATCTGGGGCTTTGCCGGAAGTTCGCGCCGGGGGCCTACATCCCCGTGGGCAATATCCTCCGCCGGCGGAAGGCCTCGGGGCCGGAGAGCCCGTGATGCCGCGCCCCCGGAAGAAAAAGGACATGGAGAAAGAAATGCCTTCGCTCTCGCCGGATTTGGAGGCGAATCTTCTCTCGTTTGAGGATCATCTGCGCATCGAGCGGCGGCTCTCCGAGAGGACCATCGAGAGCTACGGCCACGATCTGCGGGGTTTTCTCGTCTTTCTCCAGGAAGCGGGAATGGCGGACCCGAAAAATTGGAGCCGGGCCGAGGTGGTGGGACGCCTTGGGCGG belongs to bacterium and includes:
- the murJ gene encoding murein biosynthesis integral membrane protein MurJ, yielding MGEKPEIHPSDKTAPGAPGEGGGIARSAWGVSVATLGSRIFGFVRDILVAHFLGAGLVTDAFFVGFGIPSLFRRLFAEGALTSSFIPVYTQMRSAQGEEASRRFAGAMGMGLGAVLVVVCGLGIVFSDYFVMALAPGFIRAPEKFALASQFTRIMFPFLFFIGMSAVASGILNCARWFFIPALSPAVHNVAMIAALAGAAYFVGESAGALWLAWGVVAGGVLQLLVQLSLLRQLGLIPLPAAPWRAPGVRRALVLMGPAAFGVAVLQINILIDRWLASFLAEGAISYLYYANRLVQFPHALLSLAVTTAAFPVLAAYASAQSQGRVRATLAESGKLTLFLTLPATFGLIALAPSIMEVLFERGAFGAADTAASALGLRMYALGLIFFGGVRLFAAVFHAHQNMRYPVRCANIGMAANVVLSLALMFPLGFAGLALATSISSGLNVAFLARGLKREGEMWPGRELGDIASRLAPISILMGVFVFVLNAYFWPAGAGIFIRALFLCAEIAAGGLLYLGLCRKFAPGAYIPVGNILRRRKASGPESP